One region of Candidatus Electrothrix rattekaaiensis genomic DNA includes:
- a CDS encoding SPFH domain-containing protein has translation MNKGIQHNRVKASISIFVILAFFLVGFFALLGIFGTNPNTPAGNEGYVYEQPRIFGKGGFRGELKGPSNYGISLWRNEVMNVDFRPKTYPEDFKILAKDELNISFRFQSIIKVKPGTIRTVVEDYAGEAFYERYIKEPLRAMVRKHVQSLKSREIKEKRKEIAEAVAVDLQEHLKGTPFILVSSVVGNIDYPPVVTEAVEKKLAAQQLLDEKETQREIAKKDAEIRIEEAKGIAEAQKIINTTLTQNYLQHEAIQAQLKMASSPNHTTVYIPSGTNGIPLIGTVNKEQ, from the coding sequence ATGAACAAGGGAATACAGCATAACCGAGTAAAAGCCAGCATATCAATCTTTGTCATCCTTGCATTTTTTTTGGTCGGGTTCTTTGCTCTGCTAGGGATATTCGGCACAAATCCGAACACGCCAGCAGGGAATGAAGGGTATGTTTATGAGCAACCGAGGATATTCGGCAAGGGCGGCTTTCGCGGCGAACTCAAAGGCCCTTCCAACTACGGTATATCATTGTGGAGGAACGAGGTCATGAATGTTGATTTTCGTCCCAAGACCTATCCGGAAGATTTTAAGATCCTTGCCAAGGACGAGTTGAACATCTCCTTCCGCTTTCAGTCGATCATCAAGGTAAAGCCGGGAACCATCAGAACCGTTGTGGAGGACTACGCCGGTGAGGCCTTTTATGAGCGCTATATCAAAGAACCACTCAGGGCAATGGTGCGCAAGCACGTTCAATCCTTAAAAAGCCGCGAGATCAAAGAAAAACGAAAAGAAATAGCTGAGGCAGTGGCCGTTGATCTTCAGGAACACCTCAAGGGAACACCCTTTATCCTGGTCTCCAGCGTGGTCGGTAACATTGACTATCCCCCTGTGGTGACCGAAGCTGTTGAGAAAAAATTGGCAGCCCAGCAGCTCCTTGATGAAAAAGAGACCCAACGGGAAATAGCCAAAAAAGACGCTGAAATCCGCATTGAGGAGGCCAAGGGCATTGCCGAAGCACAGAAGATTATCAATACGACCCTGACCCAGAATTACCTGCAACACGAGGCGATTCAGGCCCAATTAAAAATGGCCTCATCACCCAACCATACCACGGTCTATATTCCGTCTGGAACTAACGGAATCCCGCTAATCGGCACGGTCAACAAAGAACAATAA
- a CDS encoding aminoglycoside phosphotransferase family protein, whose product MTAECGQAVSFFLPHEEVTSLEPLGGGIVNDTWRLTLQSGKKYILQRLNPSVFSDPIAVQDNLRKVTEHIHAQLPHPRNRDFTLFRPVSNPTGAISYQDSQGASWRLLTHIDQARSLHSISTPDQAEEIGAALGLFHQLLATLLPESLTDPLPGFHNTPRYLTQYERVLSAPHHPEAEDCRAFIAHHRQDVFFLEKARKQGKIGWQVIHADPKVANFLFSADAKSVISLIDLDTVRPGLLLHDIGDCLRSCCNPLGEEVDNPEDILFQADFFAATVKGYLITGADLLTPEDKRLLVNSVWLISFELGLRFYSDYLVNNCYFKVNYPEQNLFRARVQFALARSIEQQYDRLCALIR is encoded by the coding sequence TTGACCGCAGAATGCGGACAGGCAGTCTCCTTTTTTCTCCCCCACGAAGAAGTTACGAGCTTGGAGCCTTTGGGCGGGGGGATTGTCAACGATACTTGGCGCCTTACTCTCCAGTCTGGAAAGAAATATATCCTTCAGCGCCTTAACCCGTCTGTCTTTTCTGACCCCATCGCGGTTCAAGATAATCTGCGCAAGGTAACCGAGCATATCCATGCTCAGCTGCCCCACCCGCGTAACCGCGACTTTACCCTTTTCCGCCCTGTCAGCAATCCGACCGGAGCAATAAGCTACCAAGACAGTCAAGGTGCTTCTTGGCGTCTGCTCACGCATATTGACCAGGCCCGATCCCTGCATTCGATCAGCACACCTGACCAAGCCGAGGAGATCGGAGCCGCACTCGGGTTGTTTCATCAGCTGCTCGCCACCCTGCTCCCGGAATCCCTCACAGACCCTTTACCCGGATTTCACAACACGCCCCGCTACCTCACACAGTACGAACGCGTTCTCTCTGCTCCACATCATCCTGAAGCTGAGGATTGTCGGGCTTTTATTGCGCACCACCGACAAGATGTCTTTTTTCTGGAAAAAGCCCGCAAACAGGGTAAAATAGGTTGGCAAGTCATTCATGCTGACCCCAAAGTGGCTAATTTCCTTTTTTCCGCAGATGCAAAGAGCGTTATCAGTCTCATTGATCTGGACACGGTACGGCCCGGCCTGCTGCTCCACGATATCGGCGACTGCCTCCGCTCCTGCTGTAATCCCCTGGGGGAGGAAGTGGACAATCCCGAGGATATTCTCTTTCAGGCTGACTTTTTTGCCGCTACCGTAAAGGGGTATCTGATAACAGGTGCTGATCTGTTAACCCCTGAGGATAAACGTCTCCTTGTCAACAGTGTTTGGCTGATCAGCTTTGAGCTCGGCCTTCGCTTTTATAGCGATTATCTGGTCAATAACTGTTATTTTAAGGTCAATTATCCAGAACAGAATCTTTTCCGGGCCCGGGTCCAGTTCGCCTTGGCACGCTCCATTGAACAACAATACGATAGGCTTTGCGCACTGATCCGGTAA
- a CDS encoding nucleotide pyrophosphohydrolase encodes MSPDPSFDSSFDSSVDPSVGSSADSLTELTNAVCKFAEQRDWDQFHNPKNLSMALIVEAAELVEHFQWLSRQESDTLNKEQHEAVSMEMADVLIYLVRMAERLDIDLLEAAQKKLKINAQKYPAEQARGRSDKYTRYQTEQTRQNP; translated from the coding sequence ATGTCTCCAGATCCTTCTTTTGATTCTTCTTTTGATTCTTCCGTTGATCCCTCCGTTGGATCCTCAGCTGATTCACTGACCGAGCTGACCAATGCTGTCTGCAAATTTGCCGAACAGCGTGATTGGGACCAATTCCACAATCCGAAAAACCTCTCCATGGCTCTTATTGTTGAGGCAGCTGAATTAGTGGAACATTTCCAATGGCTGAGTCGACAAGAAAGTGACACACTCAATAAAGAGCAGCATGAGGCTGTGTCCATGGAAATGGCTGATGTGCTTATCTATCTCGTCCGCATGGCGGAACGACTGGATATTGATCTTCTGGAAGCTGCGCAGAAAAAGCTGAAGATCAATGCACAAAAATATCCGGCGGAGCAGGCCAGAGGAAGGTCGGATAAATATACCCGTTACCAAACCGAGCAAACGAGGCAGAATCCTTGA
- a CDS encoding DegQ family serine endoprotease, whose amino-acid sequence MKHKHVIPRLSIMAVFALCFFLLATQAGAANQDNDIAMLDRSAKAFSSVVRKAGPAVVYISVEKTNKSFDGRGQMDMFNDPFFEHFFGKKFDRFRQEPSPFKQHGAGSGFIISPDGLILTNNHVVDNTDTIRVRLADRREFTASVVGTDPQSDVALIKIDGKNLPVLPLGDSDTLEIGEWVIAIGSPFELSQTVTVGVVSAKGRSKMGISDYENFIQTDAAINPGNSGGPLLNIHGKVVGINTAIFSRSGGYMGIGFAIPVNMAKSVEEQLRSSGKVTRGWLGLAIQDMNEDLAQSFGVNKAEGILVAEVTKGSPAEKADIQQGDIILSLNGKKVVDVTGLRNRIAMTPPGSKVTLQVFREGRKKDLRVIIAEQPADFSRATRIRLRKNNSSFLDNMGLTLQELTPELAKQFGYDKQQGILITQVSPGSPADSVGIQAGQLIEEANRIRVHSVADLKKAVKKGKNPNQLLLRIRAGEYSKYVVLRLKK is encoded by the coding sequence ATGAAACACAAGCATGTTATTCCACGATTGAGTATAATGGCGGTTTTCGCACTCTGTTTTTTTCTATTGGCTACGCAGGCAGGAGCAGCGAATCAGGACAATGATATTGCGATGCTGGATCGTTCCGCTAAGGCCTTTAGCTCTGTTGTTCGAAAAGCCGGACCAGCAGTGGTCTATATCAGTGTGGAAAAAACAAACAAGAGCTTTGACGGACGTGGCCAGATGGACATGTTCAACGACCCCTTTTTCGAACATTTTTTCGGGAAAAAATTTGATCGTTTTCGCCAGGAACCAAGCCCCTTTAAGCAGCATGGAGCAGGTTCCGGTTTTATTATTTCCCCAGACGGCCTGATCTTAACGAATAATCATGTCGTTGATAATACCGACACCATAAGAGTCAGACTGGCGGACAGACGAGAATTCACAGCGTCAGTCGTAGGAACAGACCCTCAATCCGATGTCGCCCTGATTAAAATCGACGGAAAAAATTTACCGGTCCTGCCCTTGGGAGATTCCGATACATTGGAAATCGGCGAATGGGTGATAGCCATCGGCAGCCCTTTTGAATTAAGCCAAACAGTCACGGTCGGCGTGGTTTCAGCCAAGGGACGCTCCAAAATGGGCATCAGCGATTATGAAAATTTCATCCAGACCGATGCCGCCATCAATCCGGGCAACTCCGGTGGCCCGCTGCTCAATATTCACGGTAAAGTCGTCGGAATAAACACGGCAATCTTTTCCCGTAGCGGAGGCTACATGGGAATCGGCTTTGCTATCCCTGTCAACATGGCCAAGTCTGTTGAAGAACAACTGCGCAGCAGTGGTAAAGTGACACGAGGCTGGCTGGGACTGGCCATTCAGGACATGAACGAAGACCTTGCCCAATCCTTTGGAGTAAACAAGGCAGAAGGCATTCTGGTTGCCGAGGTCACCAAGGGGTCACCAGCAGAAAAAGCTGATATCCAACAGGGTGATATCATCCTGTCCCTTAATGGCAAAAAGGTAGTTGATGTGACAGGTCTGCGTAATCGCATCGCCATGACCCCGCCGGGCAGCAAGGTGACTCTGCAAGTTTTCCGGGAGGGCAGAAAAAAAGATCTACGCGTTATCATTGCTGAACAACCGGCTGATTTCAGTCGGGCCACCAGAATACGGTTACGAAAAAACAACAGCTCTTTCCTCGACAATATGGGCCTGACCCTTCAGGAACTGACTCCTGAGCTTGCCAAACAGTTTGGTTATGATAAACAGCAAGGCATCCTTATCACCCAAGTTTCTCCAGGCAGCCCGGCTGACAGCGTAGGTATTCAGGCGGGACAACTCATCGAAGAGGCAAACAGGATACGGGTCCACAGCGTGGCTGACCTGAAAAAAGCGGTCAAAAAGGGGAAGAATCCGAATCAACTTCTTCTGCGAATTCGCGCTGGCGAGTACAGCAAATATGTGGTGCTCCGGCTCAAAAAATAA
- a CDS encoding P-II family nitrogen regulator — MKKVEVIIKPFKLDAVKTALNDIGIKGMTISEVKGYGRQKGHTEIYRGAEYKVDFLPKIKVEIIVETEMVDKIIDVVVEAARTGKIGDGKIFVLPVEKVVRVRTGETDSEAI; from the coding sequence ATGAAAAAGGTTGAAGTTATTATAAAGCCTTTTAAGCTTGACGCTGTGAAGACGGCCCTGAACGATATCGGTATTAAGGGGATGACTATTTCCGAGGTGAAAGGATATGGTCGCCAGAAGGGGCATACTGAAATCTATCGCGGTGCTGAATATAAGGTTGATTTTCTGCCCAAAATCAAGGTGGAAATCATTGTTGAGACGGAAATGGTGGATAAGATAATTGACGTGGTCGTTGAGGCTGCCCGCACCGGTAAAATCGGTGACGGAAAGATCTTTGTTCTGCCTGTGGAAAAAGTCGTTCGGGTGCGGACAGGAGAAACAGACAGCGAAGCTATCTGA
- the glnD gene encoding [protein-PII] uridylyltransferase gives MSLELHAQRQALEELWEQGLSGHQLLEQHTELVDKFILDQFRASPAVNQARGEIALVALGGYGRCELYPYSDVDLLLLHDRKSKKDMQAVAESILYPLWDGGFEVGHSVRSVKDAIRFAKEDFIFEVSLLDARLLTGSASLYQELLDRYQKKILYGQRQKFVRTMDELCVERRQKYGTHAYRLEPNIKEGRGGMRDIQAMLWTAKAVFGLSGLDAMEDAGMLTLTDRCSFQESWNMLARIRNRLHYISRRHNDQMHFELQEEMAAAFGYEDGMGMLAVEHLMREVYGHLQIVSVVTDLFFEQVNEVLGLSEKDKGEQEVERDVCVRAKTLRLTATDAQLVDRPALLMRLFLQSVRKGLSVHHSSRRAVTRNLHLVDDHFRSSKRVANAFLALLTEKNNPAPALETMLETGLLPAYIPEFGIVESLAQHDLYHIYTVDRHQIQTVAELHTLRQAEEELFASLSASNLLYLLYLAALLHDIGKGQRKDHSVLGADLIDDVGQRMGLEEKERDVLAFLVRHHLFLPENALRRDLEDQDFIRDTAELIKETDLLTMLYLLSVADSKATGPSAWSAWKATLLSDLFLKVRSCLEAECTRDSDVEQGEEQGADWLREQIHELLEPDEAPLRIAVKDLPSDYLVSFTPEMVLGHLRLHRDRAAALQQKVLLFPEKKQGSWSLLMLCRDRRGLLAKLCGVLALHNLSVLAARIFTWPDGTVVDMLDLTPEAAIGFDEQNWVALEHDLNQAVNYRLDVGRKLYHKLESSIRGRKRQVQQLRREVIIDNDASARHTVIEVYGGNHLGALFQMTQTFSDFHLNIHRARIATEVEQLIDVFYVTTEDQEKISNNELLARVKNAFFHIIRDEEEGL, from the coding sequence ATGTCCTTGGAACTGCATGCACAACGGCAAGCCCTGGAAGAACTCTGGGAACAGGGGCTGAGCGGCCACCAGCTGCTTGAGCAGCATACGGAATTGGTCGATAAGTTTATTCTTGACCAGTTCCGCGCCTCACCGGCTGTCAATCAGGCTCGCGGAGAAATCGCCCTTGTCGCTTTGGGCGGATATGGTCGTTGCGAGCTTTATCCTTATTCCGATGTGGATCTGCTGCTGCTCCATGATCGCAAGTCCAAAAAGGACATGCAGGCGGTGGCGGAATCCATCCTCTATCCCCTCTGGGATGGCGGATTTGAGGTGGGACACAGTGTCCGTAGCGTGAAAGACGCGATTCGCTTTGCCAAAGAAGATTTTATTTTTGAGGTCTCTCTGCTGGATGCCAGGCTGCTTACCGGCTCGGCGTCACTGTATCAGGAATTGCTGGATCGCTATCAGAAAAAGATCCTTTACGGTCAACGGCAGAAGTTCGTGCGCACAATGGATGAACTGTGCGTGGAGCGTCGGCAGAAATACGGTACCCATGCCTACCGGCTGGAGCCCAATATCAAGGAGGGGCGAGGCGGGATGCGGGATATCCAGGCCATGCTCTGGACAGCCAAGGCGGTCTTCGGGCTTTCCGGTCTTGATGCAATGGAAGATGCCGGAATGCTGACTTTGACGGATCGTTGCAGCTTTCAGGAATCCTGGAACATGCTCGCCCGGATACGCAATCGACTCCATTATATCAGTCGCCGCCATAACGACCAGATGCATTTTGAATTGCAGGAAGAAATGGCTGCAGCTTTCGGCTATGAGGATGGGATGGGCATGTTGGCGGTTGAACATCTTATGCGTGAGGTCTACGGGCATCTGCAAATCGTCTCCGTGGTTACGGACCTCTTTTTTGAGCAGGTCAATGAAGTACTGGGGTTAAGCGAAAAAGACAAGGGTGAGCAGGAGGTTGAACGGGATGTTTGTGTTCGGGCCAAAACCCTGCGCCTGACAGCCACGGACGCTCAGCTTGTTGATCGGCCCGCCTTGCTTATGCGTCTTTTTTTGCAGTCTGTGCGTAAGGGTCTTTCTGTTCACCATAGCAGCCGTCGGGCAGTCACCCGGAACCTGCACTTGGTGGATGACCATTTTCGTTCTTCCAAGCGCGTTGCCAATGCGTTCCTAGCTCTGCTGACGGAAAAAAATAATCCTGCGCCTGCCTTGGAAACCATGCTGGAAACCGGGCTGCTGCCAGCTTATATTCCAGAATTCGGCATAGTGGAATCCTTGGCCCAGCATGATCTGTATCACATATATACAGTGGATCGTCATCAGATACAGACTGTGGCGGAGCTGCACACCTTGCGTCAGGCGGAAGAGGAACTTTTTGCCTCCCTTTCAGCCTCGAACCTGCTGTATTTGCTGTATCTGGCTGCTCTGCTTCATGATATCGGCAAGGGACAGCGTAAAGATCATTCTGTTTTAGGAGCAGATCTCATTGACGATGTAGGACAGAGGATGGGACTGGAAGAGAAAGAGCGCGATGTCTTGGCCTTTCTTGTTCGGCATCATCTCTTTCTTCCGGAAAATGCCCTTCGTCGTGACTTGGAGGATCAGGATTTTATCCGTGATACAGCAGAGTTGATCAAAGAGACAGACCTGCTGACCATGCTCTATCTCTTGTCCGTGGCCGACTCCAAGGCAACAGGCCCTTCAGCTTGGTCGGCCTGGAAGGCAACGCTGCTGAGTGATTTGTTTCTCAAGGTTCGTTCCTGTCTGGAGGCGGAGTGTACCAGAGATAGCGATGTTGAGCAGGGCGAGGAGCAGGGAGCGGATTGGTTGCGGGAACAGATTCATGAGCTGCTTGAGCCGGATGAGGCTCCGTTGCGAATAGCAGTGAAAGATCTGCCGTCAGATTATCTGGTCAGTTTTACGCCGGAAATGGTTCTGGGGCACCTGCGCCTGCACCGGGACCGGGCTGCCGCCCTTCAGCAGAAGGTTCTGCTTTTTCCGGAAAAGAAACAGGGGTCCTGGTCGTTGCTCATGCTTTGTCGGGACCGGCGGGGGCTGCTGGCCAAACTCTGCGGGGTGCTGGCCCTGCATAATCTCTCTGTGCTGGCTGCTCGGATCTTTACCTGGCCCGACGGAACAGTGGTGGATATGCTGGATCTGACTCCGGAGGCGGCAATAGGGTTTGATGAGCAGAATTGGGTCGCTCTGGAGCATGATCTGAATCAGGCGGTCAACTATCGCTTGGATGTCGGGCGGAAGCTGTATCATAAGCTGGAATCTTCGATTCGCGGGCGGAAACGGCAGGTACAGCAGTTGCGCAGGGAGGTGATCATTGATAATGATGCCTCGGCTCGCCACACTGTTATTGAGGTGTATGGAGGAAATCATCTTGGTGCTCTTTTTCAGATGACCCAGACGTTTTCCGACTTCCATCTGAATATCCATCGGGCCAGAATAGCTACCGAGGTGGAGCAGCTCATAGATGTTTTTTATGTGACCACGGAAGATCAGGAGAAAATAAGCAATAACGAGCTGCTTGCCAGGGTGAAAAATGCCTTTTTCCATATCATCCGCGATGAGGAAGAGGGGCTGTAA
- the glnA gene encoding type I glutamate--ammonia ligase, which yields MGCNCNNTTREEIMKIIEEQNVHFFRLQFVDILGNMKNIAIPLSQIEKALDGNMMFDGSSIDGFVRINESDMYLKPDFNTFTVLPWRNQSGTNAARIICDVAKADGTPFDGCPRNNLKRVLAEAKDMGYTMNVGTEAEFFLFEQNEDGTGSTVTHDVAGYFDVDPGDKGINCRRDIIETLEAMGFEIEASHHEVAEGQHEVNFKYADALTAADNTVTFKWVVRSIAAEYGLHATFMPKPVFGINGSGMHTNQSLFNLDGTNAFFDENGPLKLSETAYKYIAGMAKNAKGFAAVTNPLVNSYKRLVPGYEAPVYVAWSASNRSALIRIPASRGVGTRTEVRCPDPTCNPYLAFAMMLNSGLDGIKNNLEAPKSVDQDIFSMTPAEKEAAGIDSLPANLKEALDALKANPIAEETLGSHIFENYIENKEKEWDDYRTAVTDWELNAYLNNY from the coding sequence ATGGGCTGCAACTGCAACAACACAACTCGTGAAGAGATCATGAAAATTATCGAGGAGCAGAATGTGCATTTCTTCCGGCTCCAGTTTGTCGATATTCTGGGTAACATGAAGAATATCGCCATTCCCTTGAGCCAGATTGAGAAAGCCCTGGACGGCAACATGATGTTCGACGGCTCTTCCATTGACGGTTTTGTTCGCATCAACGAGTCTGATATGTACCTGAAGCCGGACTTCAACACCTTTACTGTCCTGCCCTGGAGAAACCAGAGCGGCACCAATGCAGCCCGGATCATCTGTGATGTAGCCAAGGCTGACGGTACGCCCTTTGATGGCTGCCCGAGGAACAACCTGAAACGCGTTCTTGCTGAGGCCAAAGACATGGGCTACACCATGAACGTGGGAACCGAAGCAGAGTTCTTCCTGTTTGAGCAGAACGAAGACGGCACCGGCAGCACAGTGACACACGATGTAGCAGGATACTTTGATGTTGATCCTGGTGATAAGGGCATCAACTGTCGTCGCGATATCATTGAGACCTTGGAGGCTATGGGCTTTGAGATCGAGGCTTCTCATCACGAGGTTGCTGAAGGACAGCATGAGGTGAACTTTAAGTATGCTGATGCCCTGACAGCCGCAGATAACACCGTGACCTTCAAATGGGTTGTTCGTTCTATCGCTGCCGAGTACGGTCTCCATGCCACCTTTATGCCCAAGCCGGTTTTTGGTATCAACGGTTCAGGTATGCACACCAACCAATCATTGTTTAACCTGGATGGCACCAATGCCTTCTTTGACGAGAATGGTCCGCTCAAGCTTTCTGAAACCGCGTATAAGTACATTGCCGGTATGGCTAAGAATGCTAAGGGCTTTGCTGCGGTTACCAATCCGCTGGTGAACTCCTACAAGCGACTGGTTCCTGGCTACGAGGCTCCGGTGTACGTTGCTTGGTCTGCTTCCAACCGTTCTGCGTTGATCCGTATTCCAGCTTCACGCGGCGTGGGAACCCGTACTGAGGTACGCTGCCCGGATCCCACCTGTAACCCGTATCTGGCCTTTGCCATGATGCTGAATTCTGGTCTGGACGGCATCAAGAATAACCTGGAAGCTCCGAAATCAGTTGATCAGGATATCTTCTCCATGACCCCTGCGGAGAAAGAAGCTGCTGGTATTGACAGTCTGCCTGCAAACCTGAAAGAGGCTCTTGATGCGCTCAAGGCTAACCCCATTGCTGAAGAAACCCTTGGTTCGCATATCTTTGAGAACTATATTGAGAACAAAGAGAAAGAGTGGGATGATTACCGTACCGCAGTTACCGACTGGGAACTGAATGCTTACCTGAACAACTACTGA
- a CDS encoding DUF2188 domain-containing protein: MSKQQDRDIYRRTDGKWANKRHDATRPSSLHETQKEAYEAGRQNLINQGGGEIAIHRADNCQIREKNTISPGNDDYPPKG, encoded by the coding sequence GTGAGTAAACAGCAAGATAGAGATATTTATCGTAGAACTGATGGGAAGTGGGCTAATAAGAGACATGATGCTACACGACCTTCTAGCCTGCATGAAACTCAGAAAGAAGCTTATGAAGCAGGTCGTCAGAACTTGATAAATCAAGGGGGTGGCGAGATTGCGATTCACAGAGCGGATAATTGCCAAATAAGGGAGAAGAATACTATTTCTCCGGGAAATGATGATTACCCTCCAAAAGGTTAA